From the genome of Candidozyma auris chromosome 2, complete sequence, one region includes:
- the NAP1 gene encoding histone chaperone NAP1, whose protein sequence is MSERIRKQGDISKAPTPQNTPSSVANSYLKQQPPSVSTISEEDENNLSKQLANNPALLSMIQGKLGSLVGQQSGYIDALPAVVKRRVRGLKAVQSQQMKLEAEFQRDLLELEKKYFKKYEPLYERRKNIINGVSEPTAEEVEVGESLEEKDEDEEHEEENEEENEEEEDDDTKGIPNFWLTALENLTTVSETITERDSEVLEYLKDIRMEYLETPGFELIFEFNENPFFSNQVLTKTYHYQAELGYSGDFVYDHADGCEINWKSKENNVTINIERRKQRNKTTKQTRTIEKLSPTESFFNFFDPPKPPKADESENEEGEEDEEQEADLEARLELDYQLGEEIKDRLIPRAVDWFTGDAVDYGFPEDLEDEEEKGEELDSDEESDEDDENEGIDEKGPKENPPECSQQ, encoded by the coding sequence ATGTCCGAGCGGATCAGGAAACAAGGTGACAtttcaaaagcaccaaCGCCACAGAACACCCCCTCTAGTGTGGCAAACTCCTACTTGAAGCAGCAACCCCCTTCAGTGTCAACGATTAGCGAGGAGGATGAgaacaacttgagcaagCAGTTGGCGAACAACCCAGCGCTTTTACTGATGATTCAGGGGAAGTTGGGTTCCCTTGTGGGCCAACAGAGTGGGTATATCGATGCGTTGCCAGCGGTTGTGAAGAGGCGGGTGAGGGGCCTTAAGGCCGTGCAACTGCAGCAAATGAAATTGGAGGCCGAATTCCAGAGAGACTTGTTGGAGTTAGAGAAGAAGTACTTCAAAAAGTACGAGCCCTTGtatgaaagaagaaagaacatcatcaatggtGTTCTGGAGCCCACAGCTGAAGAAGTAGAAGTTGGTGAGTCTCTCGAAGAGAAggacgaggatgaggagcacgaggaagagaacgaagaggaaaacgaagaagaagaggatgatgataCAAAGGGTATCCCCAATTTCTGGTTAACGGCTCTTGAAAACTTAACCACCGTCAGCGAGACCATAACCGAGAGGGACAGCGAGGTGTTGGAGTACTTGAAGGACATTCGCATGGAGTACTTGGAGACGCCCGgctttgagctcattttCGAGTTCAATGAGAATCCATTTTTCAGCAACCAAGTGTTGACCAAGACGTACCACTACCAGGCCGAGTTGGGATACTCGGGCGATTTTGTGTATGATCACGCTGACGGATGCGAGATCAACTGGAAGTCCAAGGAGAACAATGTGACCATCAACattgagagaagaaagcagagAAACAAGACCACCAAGCAGACGAGAACTATTGAAAAGTTGTCGCCCACAGAGTCgtttttcaacttctttgatcCACCAAAGCCACCAAAGGCCGATGAGCTGGAGAACGAGGAAGGcgaggaagatgaggagCAGGAAGCAGACTTGGAGGCTAGGTTGGAGTTGGACTACCAGTTGGgtgaagagatcaaggaccGTTTGATCCCACGTGCCGTTGACTGGTTCACCGGTGATGCGGTAGACTATGGGTTCCCTGAAGACCttgaagacgaggaggaaaaaggGGAAGAGCTCGATAGCGACGAGGAGAGcgatgaggacgatgagAATGAGGGAATTGACGAGAAGGGCCCCAAGGAGAACCCACCCGAGTGCTCGCAACAGTAA